DNA sequence from the Pseudoxanthomonas indica genome:
CTTCCGCAGGAGGCAAGTAATCGTGTTCAAGCACAAAGCCCATCGTGATGGCCAGGCCATCGATACCTTGATCGGCCCGCAGGTCACCCTGCAGGGTGATTTGTATTTCAGCGGCGGCCTGTATGTGGAAGGCCGCATCCTGGGCAAGGTGCTCGCACTGGAAGGCGAGCGCGCCACCCTGACCGTGGCCGAGCAGGGCCGCATCGAGGGCGAAGTGCGTGCGCCCGTGGTCATCGTCAACGGCCAGCTCACCGGTGACGTGTATGCCAGCGAGCGGGTTGAACTGGCCTCGCGCGCCCGCGTGCAGGGCAATATTTTCTATCAGGTGGTGGAGATGAGCGCCGGCGCCCAGCTGACCGGCCGCCTGGTCCATGCCGAGCTGGTCGAACAGGGCGCCGTGGCGGGCCACGAGTCGGCACAGCACGCCCAGGAACACGGACAGGCACTGGCCGGCGCCTGAACAAAACAGGCCTCGGGCGGGCGGCACGCTGCCCGCTGACGACGGCCGCGCTATGCTCGCTTTCATGAGCGAGTTCACGGTTTTGAAGCCGCCGGGTCCGGCGAGCGGCAGACTCTGGTTCTACGTCGCCGTGGCGGGGCTGGGGCTGTGCCTGGCGTTTGGCGGCTGGGGGCTATGGAAAGTGCTGACCGATCACGGCGGGGGCGCCGATGCGGAGCGTGGCCAGGCCCAACGCGTGGCCCAGCTGGAACAGCAGGTGGCCACGCTCTCGCGTTCGGATCAGATCACCCGCAACGCCAACCGCGATCTGCAGACCACCCTGGCCGAGCGCGACGAGGAAATTGCCGGCCTGCGCGCCGATGTCGCGTTCTACGAGCGCTTCGTGGGCGCTACGGGCCAGCGCCGCGGCTTGGCGGTGCATGAGCTGAAGGTGCAGCCGCAAGCCGGGCAGGCCTGGCATTTCACCGCCACCGTCACCCAGAACCTCAACCGTGGCGCCGTCAACGTGGGCCGTCTGCAGGTGTCGGTGGAAGGCACGCGAGCGGGCAAGCTGCAGCGCTTGAACTGGGCCGAATTGCGCCAGCAGGCCAATGCGCCCGGCATCGCGTATTCCTTCAAATATTTCCAGCAGATCGAAGGCGACCTGATGCTACCCGAGGATTTCCAGCCTCTGCGCGTCATTGCGCAGTTGCAGCCGCAGGGTGGCAGCAGCGTCGAGCAGTCGTTCACCTGGGCCGCGGCGACCGGCAAGGACGGCGCGGGCGCCGCATCCGGCCTGAACTGAGCGGCGACGATGGCCGGCTTTCACGTCCTCCGGCTTGAAGTGAGTCTGCTCAGGCCCCATCCTGTTCACCATGGATACGCTGCTCACCCTGCCCTCCGCGCCTGACTACCAGTCGCTGGAGCGACCGCTCAATTTCAGTCATCACGCCGCCGCCAAGGTGCGCGAACTGATCCAGGAAGAGGGCAACGACAGCCTCGCCCTGCGCGTCTACATCCAGGGTGGCGGTTGCTCGGGCTTCCAGTACGGCTTCGAGTTCGATGAGAACCGCGCCGAGGACGACTTGGCGGTGGACACCGATGGCGTGACCCTGCTGGTGGATCCGCTCAGCCTGCAGTACCTGATGGGCGCGGAAGTGGACTACAGCGAAAGCCTGCAGGGCGCCCAGTTCGTCATCCGCAATCCCAATGCCAAGACCACCTGCGGCTGCGGTAGCAGTTTCAGCGTTTAAGCCCGCGGCCTGCGAGCGCCGCCGCCCGTATGGCACCATCGAACCACGCACCCTCCGACGCCGGGATATCCGGATTCGCCTTCGCCGGTGATCCACTGGATCGTGCCGATGCCTTGCGCAACGACGCCGACGCCCTGTTCCGGCTCTGGCCGCAGGCGCGCGTGATCGTGCTCGACCGGCAGGCCGAAGCGTTTGCCGATGAAGCAGGGCAGCTGGCGGTCATCCACGGCCACACCCTGGGCGGTGGCCCGGGCACGGCGATTTTCCTCGGCCTGCGCGACGAACAAGCCTGGTTTGGCGTGGAAGCCGATACCGTCGCGCTCGACCTTCCGCATCGCTGCGACCTGCGCAAGGCCGCCGCCCAGTGGCCGGACTTCGAAGCCGGCGTGTTCGCGCTGGCGCGCGCGATGTTCCACTGGCGTTCGCGCAACCGTCATTGCGGCCTGTGCGGCGGCGAAATCGAATTCCGTCGCGCCGGCTACCAGGGCCATTGCCTGCAATGCGCGGCCGAGCACTACCCGCGCGTGGACCCGGCGGTCATCGTGGCGGTGAGCGATGGTGAGCGCTTGTTGCTGGGTCGCCAGCGCAGCTGGCCGGCCGGACGCTATTCGGTGCTGGCGGGCTTTGTCGAACCCGGCGAGACGCTGGAGCAGACGGTGGCCCGCGAAGTGCTGGAAGAAGCCGGCGTGCGTGTGCGCAGCAGCCGCTATCTGGGCGCGCAGCCCTGGCCGTTTCCCGGATCGCTGATGCTGGGCTTCAGCGCGTTGGCCGAACCGGACCCGCCGCGCGTGGACGATGAACTGGAAGACGCGCGTTGGTTCACCCATCAGGAAATCGGTGACGCCCTGCAACGCCAGGACGGCAGCACCGGCTTGTGGCTGTCACCGCGCATTTCGATAGCCCGCTCACTGATTGAGCACTGGTACCGGCAGACGGGCCACGGCAGGCTCTAGAATCGGACCCGGGAGGATGTACGCATGTCGATAACCCTGGTCGCGGTGGTAATTGCCCTGGTACTTGGCCATGTGGCGCCGGTGCTGGTGGCGTCGCTGCGCCAATTCCACTGGTTTGCCCATTGGCTGCATTGGCTGGACGAACGTTTTCCAGGCGATGGCTTCTGGCGCAGCCGCTACGGCATCGCGTTGGCGGTGCTGCCGCCGTTGCTGGTGGTGGGCTTGTTCCAGTGGGTCCTGCATGAGCCCTTGCTGGGTCTGGTCGGCTTGCTGTTTTCGATCCTGGTGCTGGTCTATGCGTGGGGTCCGCGCGATCTGGACGTGGATGTGGAAGCGATCATCGATGCCCACGAACCCGCGCAGCGCGCCGCCGCCATCGCCCGCCTGTGGCCGGCAGGCGACACGCCTGCTGCTGATGGCCCGGCACTGGTGGAAGCCGTCTTCCGCAATGCCTTGCGGCGCTGGTTCGGCGTGCTGTTCTGGTTCCTGCTGCTGGGCCCGATGGGTGCCTTGCTCTATCGGCTGATCGCGTTGACCGCCGAAGGCGAGTTCCAGCGGCAACTGCCGCACGACACCCGCGAAGGTGCACGCGCGCTGCTGTCGGTGCTGGAGTGGCCGGTGGCGCAGCTGATCACGCTGGCCATGGCGCTGGTGGGCAATTTCGACACGGTCTTTCATGCCTGGCGCGACGCGCATGGCAACACGTTGCAATTGCGTACGGCCTTCCTCGGCCAGGCGGCGCGGGCCAGCGTCCGCTGCGAACTGGCGGAAGAAGCCGAGGACTATGCCGAAGAAGGCATGGTGCAGGCGATGCGCGAACTGCCCGAACTGCGCGATGCGATGAGCCTGGTCTGGCGCATCCTGCTGCTGTGGATGGCGGTGCTGGCGGTGTTCGTGATTGGCGGCTGGGTCAGCTGACCGGCCGCGCGGCGATCACGCCGGTGCGAGCAGGGTGAACGGATACCACGGCAGATTGCGGGCAATCCAGTAGGCCGGTATCAGCACCAGCCATACACGCGGCTCCATCACCCAACGCATCAGCGGCGCCAGCATGCGCGGTTGCCAACCGCGACCATGGGCGATCATCAAGGGCAGCAGCGGCAGCACCAGCATGGCCAGCGGATTGAGCGAAAACGCGCGCAGCACATCGCCATGGACCAGCGCATGCATGGCGCGGGTCAAACCGCAGCCCACGCAGAAGTAGCCGGTAAACGTGCGGAACAGACAGGGCAGGAACGGATTGCCGGCGACATTGGGATCGAATGTCCACAACATGCCGACACCGGCGAGGATCGCCATCGCGATCCCCGCCAGCCACAGCATCTGCATCGGTCGCAGGGTCAGCGTCATGCGGGTTTACTGGACCTGCTGCATCCGCTCGACGAATTCCATGTATTCCTGCACGCCGCCGGTGGCCACCATGAAGATGTTGATCAGCAGGCCGATGATGGCCAGCGCGGTCGCAACCCAGCACCAGGTCTTGGCCGCATCGGAAGCGCGACGGGCGCCGGCGACATCACCCTGCGCCAGCTTGGTATTGACCTGCGAGGAATAGACGATCGCCACGATGCCAAGGAAACCCAGCGGGCAGCACAGGCACACGGCCAGCACGGTCGAGATGATCGACCACGCCAGGTAATTCGGAATCTGCACGGGTGTTTCATTGGGCAACGGGGGGACGGCGCTCATTGGAGTCTCTCCTGACAGGACATGGCGGTGGGTTGATCGGCGCTAGTCTACCTATTCAGTCGCGCGCCCAACATCGGGGCGAGCCCGGGCCGGGCGGGATCAGGCATCACTGCCGCGCAGGCCGCGCACGACCACTTCCAGTGCTTCGGCGCTGACCTGGGGATCGGTCACTGGCGGCGCCGCCATCACCTCGACGTGGGCGCGGAAGCGGCGTGGCACTCGCATGCGGCCCAGTCGTGTGTCGCGCCGGCTCCACATGCTGCTCCACATGCCTTTCAGGGCCATCGGCACCACCGGCACCGGACGACGCTCCAGGATGCGCTCCACGCCCGACTTGAACGGCGCTATCTCGCCATCGCGGGTCAAGGCGCCTTCCGGAAAGATGCCGACGATTTCGCCCTCGGCCAGTGCGCGATCAATTTCGTCGAACGCGCGCTTCATCAGTTCGGGATCTTCGCGCGCACCGGCAATCGGAATGGCCTTGGCGGTGCGGAAAATCCAGCTCATCACCGGGATGCGGAAGATCTTGTAGTACATGACAAAGCGCACCGGCCGCGGGATGCTGGCTGCGAGTATCAACGCATCCATGTAGCTGACGTGGTTGCACACCAGCAGGGCGGCTCCTTCGTCGGGCACGTTCTTCTCGATGCCGTGCAGGCGCAGGCGATACAGCGAGCGCACCAGCACCCAGCTCAGGAAGCGCATCAGGAATTCCGGCACCAGCAGGAAGATCCAGATCGCCACCAGCGCGTTGGCCACGGCCAGCGCCAGGAACACCTGCGGAATGCTCAGCCCCGGCAGCGGCACATGCACGCCGCCCAAGGTCACCCCCGGCATCTGCAGCGCAATGCCCAGGATCGCCGCCAGCACGATGAAGCCGGCATTCTGGATGTTCATGCCGGCGATCACGCGTGACAGCTCGTTCCTGGGCGTGCGGCTTTGAATCAGGGCAAACAGCGGCACCACGAAGAAGCCGGTAAACAAGCCGATGCCCACCAGATCGATGATGATGCGCAGGCTGCCGGCCTGCTGCACGAATTGCGTGACCGAGAGGCCGCTGACAGGCGCCAGGCCGGTGCGGGCGAAATACAGATCGAGCAGGAAGCCGGTCATGCCGAACGCGCCCAACGGCACCAGGCCGATCTCGACCGTGCGCGCCGAGAGTTTTTCGCACAGCAGCGAACCTACGCCGGTGCCGATGGAGAACAAGGCCAAGGCAAAGATGTACAGCGTCTCGCTGCCGCCCAGGTTGACGGTGGCGTAGGTGGGCAACTGCGCGGTCAGCACGGTGCCGACAAACCAGAACCAGGACACCCCCAGCACGCTGTTGCGCACGGCAACCTGCTTCTTGGCCAGGCGCAGCACCGCCAGCGATTCGGGGATGGGGTTGAGGCGGATCTTCAGGTCCGGCGCGGCCGCCTCGACCGGCGGGATGCGTCGCGACACCACGTTGCCGGCAATGGCCAGCAGGATGATCGACACCGCGGCTACCTGCGGCCCTTGCGCGCCGGCGAGCTTGAAGATCAGGCCACCGAAGATCATGCCGATCAGGATCGACAGCGAGGTGCCCATCTCGACCAGGCCGTTGCCACCGGTCAACTCTTCCGGCTTGAGCACCGAAGGCAGGATCGAATACTTCACCGGACCGAACAAGGTGGACTGCAAACCGGTGGAGAACAGCGCCACCAGCAGGATCGGCATGCTCTGCATCAGGAAGCCGATCGCGGCCACCGACATGATCACGATCTCCATGGTGGTGGTGATCCGGATCAGTCGTGACTTCTCCAGCTTCTCGGCAATCTGGCCGGCGGTGGCGGAGAACAGGAAGTACGGCAGGATGAACAACGCCGGCGCCAGGTTGGTGTACAGCGTCTTGTCCTGCGCACTGACCCCCATGAAGAACAGCAGGCCGATGATGGCCTGCCGATACACGTTGTCGTTGAAAGCGCCCAGCGACTGGACCAGGAAGAACGGCAGGAAGCGCCGCTGCTTGAGCAATCCAAACTGACTGTGGCCGGCCATGCGCCCTCCGTGGGTTGGGCGCAGACTAGCAGAAGCCTGTTGCCGTCTGGCAATCAGCCCTGTTCGCGCGCGATGGCGCGCCAGCCGATGTCATGGCGATGGAATTCGCCTTCCCAGTGGATCTGTTCCAACGCCTGGTAGGCACGCCGCTGGGCGTCGCCGACGCTGTCGCCCAGCGCGGCCACGCACAGCACGCGGCCGCCACTGGTGAGCACGCGGCCGTCATCGCCCAGGCGCGTGCCGGCATGGAACACCTTGGTGTCGTCGGCCTGCGCCGCGTCCAGGCCATCAATGGCGTCGCCGGCCTGCGGCGTGTCTGGATAATGGGCCGCGGCCATCACCACGCCCAATGAGGGACGCGGATCCCAGTCGGCCTGCACGCCGTCCAGGCGACCATCGATCGCGGCCTGCACCAGATCCACCAGATCCGACTGCAGGCGCAGCATCACCGGCTGGGTTTCCGGATCACCAAAGCGCACATTGAATTCGATGACCTTGGGCGCGCCCTGTTCGTCGATCATCAAGCCGGCATAGAGGAAGCCGGTGAACGGCACGCCGTCGGCGATCATGCCGCGCACGGTGGGTTCCACCACCTCGCGCATGACCCGCGCATGCACTTCCGCGGTCACCACCGGCGCGGGCGAGTACGCGCCCATGCCGCCGGTGTTGGGACCGGTGTCGCCATCGCCCACGCGCTTGTGATCCTGCGAGGTGGCCATCGGCAATGCCGTGCGTCCATCGACCATGCTGATGAAGCTGGCTTCCTCGCCTTCCAGGAATTCCTCGATCACCACCCG
Encoded proteins:
- a CDS encoding bactofilin family protein, whose translation is MFKHKAHRDGQAIDTLIGPQVTLQGDLYFSGGLYVEGRILGKVLALEGERATLTVAEQGRIEGEVRAPVVIVNGQLTGDVYASERVELASRARVQGNIFYQVVEMSAGAQLTGRLVHAELVEQGAVAGHESAQHAQEHGQALAGA
- a CDS encoding DUF6776 family protein — translated: MSEFTVLKPPGPASGRLWFYVAVAGLGLCLAFGGWGLWKVLTDHGGGADAERGQAQRVAQLEQQVATLSRSDQITRNANRDLQTTLAERDEEIAGLRADVAFYERFVGATGQRRGLAVHELKVQPQAGQAWHFTATVTQNLNRGAVNVGRLQVSVEGTRAGKLQRLNWAELRQQANAPGIAYSFKYFQQIEGDLMLPEDFQPLRVIAQLQPQGGSSVEQSFTWAAATGKDGAGAASGLN
- the erpA gene encoding iron-sulfur cluster insertion protein ErpA, whose amino-acid sequence is MDTLLTLPSAPDYQSLERPLNFSHHAAAKVRELIQEEGNDSLALRVYIQGGGCSGFQYGFEFDENRAEDDLAVDTDGVTLLVDPLSLQYLMGAEVDYSESLQGAQFVIRNPNAKTTCGCGSSFSV
- the nudC gene encoding NAD(+) diphosphatase, with protein sequence MAPSNHAPSDAGISGFAFAGDPLDRADALRNDADALFRLWPQARVIVLDRQAEAFADEAGQLAVIHGHTLGGGPGTAIFLGLRDEQAWFGVEADTVALDLPHRCDLRKAAAQWPDFEAGVFALARAMFHWRSRNRHCGLCGGEIEFRRAGYQGHCLQCAAEHYPRVDPAVIVAVSDGERLLLGRQRSWPAGRYSVLAGFVEPGETLEQTVAREVLEEAGVRVRSSRYLGAQPWPFPGSLMLGFSALAEPDPPRVDDELEDARWFTHQEIGDALQRQDGSTGLWLSPRISIARSLIEHWYRQTGHGRL
- a CDS encoding cobalamin biosynthesis protein codes for the protein MSITLVAVVIALVLGHVAPVLVASLRQFHWFAHWLHWLDERFPGDGFWRSRYGIALAVLPPLLVVGLFQWVLHEPLLGLVGLLFSILVLVYAWGPRDLDVDVEAIIDAHEPAQRAAAIARLWPAGDTPAADGPALVEAVFRNALRRWFGVLFWFLLLGPMGALLYRLIALTAEGEFQRQLPHDTREGARALLSVLEWPVAQLITLAMALVGNFDTVFHAWRDAHGNTLQLRTAFLGQAARASVRCELAEEAEDYAEEGMVQAMRELPELRDAMSLVWRILLLWMAVLAVFVIGGWVS
- a CDS encoding DUF2752 domain-containing protein; its protein translation is MTLRPMQMLWLAGIAMAILAGVGMLWTFDPNVAGNPFLPCLFRTFTGYFCVGCGLTRAMHALVHGDVLRAFSLNPLAMLVLPLLPLMIAHGRGWQPRMLAPLMRWVMEPRVWLVLIPAYWIARNLPWYPFTLLAPA
- a CDS encoding CD225/dispanin family protein — its product is MSAVPPLPNETPVQIPNYLAWSIISTVLAVCLCCPLGFLGIVAIVYSSQVNTKLAQGDVAGARRASDAAKTWCWVATALAIIGLLINIFMVATGGVQEYMEFVERMQQVQ
- a CDS encoding MFS transporter, which encodes MAGHSQFGLLKQRRFLPFFLVQSLGAFNDNVYRQAIIGLLFFMGVSAQDKTLYTNLAPALFILPYFLFSATAGQIAEKLEKSRLIRITTTMEIVIMSVAAIGFLMQSMPILLVALFSTGLQSTLFGPVKYSILPSVLKPEELTGGNGLVEMGTSLSILIGMIFGGLIFKLAGAQGPQVAAVSIILLAIAGNVVSRRIPPVEAAAPDLKIRLNPIPESLAVLRLAKKQVAVRNSVLGVSWFWFVGTVLTAQLPTYATVNLGGSETLYIFALALFSIGTGVGSLLCEKLSARTVEIGLVPLGAFGMTGFLLDLYFARTGLAPVSGLSVTQFVQQAGSLRIIIDLVGIGLFTGFFVVPLFALIQSRTPRNELSRVIAGMNIQNAGFIVLAAILGIALQMPGVTLGGVHVPLPGLSIPQVFLALAVANALVAIWIFLLVPEFLMRFLSWVLVRSLYRLRLHGIEKNVPDEGAALLVCNHVSYMDALILAASIPRPVRFVMYYKIFRIPVMSWIFRTAKAIPIAGAREDPELMKRAFDEIDRALAEGEIVGIFPEGALTRDGEIAPFKSGVERILERRPVPVVPMALKGMWSSMWSRRDTRLGRMRVPRRFRAHVEVMAAPPVTDPQVSAEALEVVVRGLRGSDA
- the purD gene encoding phosphoribosylamine--glycine ligase, which produces MKVLVIGAGGREHALAWKIAQSPQVDEVLVAPGNAGTAREGKCRNVAVGATEIDRLVQLVRDEGVALTVVGPEAPLVAGVVDRFRAEGLRIFGPTAAAAQLEGSKAFAKDFLARHGIPTAYYAVFTETVPALAYVREKGAPIVVKADGLAAGKGVIVAMTLAEAEAAIHDMLAGNAFGAAGARVVIEEFLEGEEASFISMVDGRTALPMATSQDHKRVGDGDTGPNTGGMGAYSPAPVVTAEVHARVMREVVEPTVRGMIADGVPFTGFLYAGLMIDEQGAPKVIEFNVRFGDPETQPVMLRLQSDLVDLVQAAIDGRLDGVQADWDPRPSLGVVMAAAHYPDTPQAGDAIDGLDAAQADDTKVFHAGTRLGDDGRVLTSGGRVLCVAALGDSVGDAQRRAYQALEQIHWEGEFHRHDIGWRAIAREQG